The following are encoded together in the Armatimonadota bacterium genome:
- the pfkB gene encoding 1-phosphofructokinase, with amino-acid sequence MIASITLNPALDKTVYLDQLLPHDANRIRKIEVDAGGKGINASRVLNELGSPTVALGFVGGKTGSYIEHVLATEGVKTDFVRTAAETRTNICIQEFSGAPPTMLNEPGPNVTKDEIEQLVTKVYEYASKSCMMIFGGSLAASVPEDIYRTLVAGISKFGTKAILDSDGRPMLLGLEAQPFMIKPNRDEVKRLLGIDIKDFKDALPAIAQFAEKGIEIVVISMGSAGAVAGSAEGIWSAVPPKVKPVSTIGSGDSMVAGIAHILSQGGPLDEALRWGTAAGAATAMTDGTEICKRHQVLSLLDGVLIERLR; translated from the coding sequence GTGATTGCGAGCATAACTCTTAATCCAGCATTGGATAAGACAGTTTATCTTGACCAGCTGCTCCCTCATGATGCAAACCGAATCCGCAAAATCGAGGTTGATGCAGGTGGAAAGGGAATCAATGCATCAAGGGTGCTAAACGAACTAGGTAGTCCAACAGTCGCCCTCGGCTTTGTGGGAGGTAAAACTGGGAGCTACATTGAGCACGTCCTTGCAACAGAAGGCGTTAAGACGGACTTCGTGCGAACCGCCGCTGAGACGCGCACAAACATATGCATACAAGAATTTTCTGGTGCTCCACCCACTATGCTGAATGAGCCAGGGCCAAATGTCACCAAAGATGAAATCGAACAGCTTGTCACCAAGGTGTACGAATATGCTTCTAAGTCTTGTATGATGATTTTTGGCGGAAGCCTGGCAGCAAGCGTGCCGGAAGACATTTACCGTACACTTGTCGCTGGCATCAGTAAATTTGGAACAAAGGCAATTCTTGACAGTGACGGCCGCCCAATGCTGCTAGGCCTGGAGGCGCAGCCCTTCATGATAAAACCAAATCGAGACGAGGTAAAGCGCCTGCTAGGCATTGACATCAAAGACTTTAAGGACGCGCTCCCTGCAATCGCTCAGTTTGCTGAGAAAGGAATTGAAATCGTGGTGATTTCAATGGGATCCGCGGGAGCAGTAGCAGGTTCAGCCGAGGGCATTTGGAGCGCTGTCCCACCAAAAGTTAAACCAGTAAGCACGATCGGCTCGGGTGACTCAATGGTTGCAGGAATTGCACACATTCTTTCCCAGGGCGGGCCTCTAGACGAAGCTCTGCGATGGGGCACAGCTGCTGGCGCTGCAACTGCAATGACAGATGGAACCGAGATATGCAAACGCCACCAGGTACTTTCGCTCCTGGATGGTGTGCTCATCGAACGTCTGCGATAG